The following nucleotide sequence is from Actinomycetota bacterium.
GGTGCCAGCGTTGCCCGGGCTCCGGGCAGGACGAGAGGGCGGTATGAGAGCGGTTGTCTACGACAGGTACGGCCCACCCGAGTCGTTGCGGGTTGAGGAGGTCCCGACGCCGTCGCCGACCACCAACCAGGTGCTCGTTAGGGTCTCGGCGACGTCGGTCAACCTCTCGGACTGGGAGTGCCTGCGGGGCGCGCCGCTGTATGCGCGGCTGGGCGGGCTCCGCGCGCCGGCCCGCCGGACGCTCGGCTCGGATGTGGCCGGGCGCGTC
It contains:
- a CDS encoding NAD(P)-dependent alcohol dehydrogenase — protein: MRAVVYDRYGPPESLRVEEVPTPSPTTNQVLVRVSATSVNLSDWECLRGAPLYARLGGLRAPARRTLGSDVAGRV